Within the Salvia hispanica cultivar TCC Black 2014 chromosome 4, UniMelb_Shisp_WGS_1.0, whole genome shotgun sequence genome, the region TATGAAAACCGACGAAAAtaagttttgaaaaatgatataCGAATTGATCATTTAAAAAGATTGAGATAAAATTGatgtaagagcatctccaatagcggctagcccaccggctagccgaaccattggaatCGACCAGCGCAATTTCGGCGAGAGAATAGGCGAGCGCTcaccgccattgtggcgtgccgatcggccagcgctattttttattttattttttttgaaattttttgaaaaactatataaacgcgattttagtttcatttgcaccacttgttttaacgagttttctctctctctaaatttctatacaagagcaacatcgatGAGTAACGTGGGTGGTagcagtggtggtagtggtggggatgctgaggagtacgaacggtgGATGAACGAGGcaatggaggcctacatgaactgCGAGAtagagcggtacatgcgaagGGTCGAACAGCAGGcggtacctcgccctccacctGGTTGTCCACCGTCGAGcaagtgattgatcgggatcacgtagcggcggatgggatataccatAGGTgacccgtctttgtgaagacgaccAGACACACAAATGATGacaggaaggcctactttgtggaacggcaggagtcggcgcgcaaggacgtggagcgcgcgtTTGGTGTGCTCCAATCTCGATGGGCAGCAATCAAGGGTCCAAcacgtttgtgggatgtcggctGCATTGTTGATATAATGTACGCTTgcattatcttgcacaacatgatcgtcgaaaaCGAAGGCATACAACTGACtaattgggccaatgacgatgaagcaggtccaagccacggaatgGCCACCCCGTAacgtacgacgtggggtacctcacgatgaagCCGACCGCCTCCAGGcacatgccgacatgcgccaagtgaatgctcatattcaattccaaaagtatataattgaagagttgtgggcaaggaagactgcacggcgatagttttttttctttattatgtaatttttttttaaatgaatgtactttttttaaaatggaattaatatgtctcgtaattttaattcagtaatttatcgtaaatttaattccgtaaatttagttatttttgaattatttttattgcagctatttgcttaaaatgatAATGTGACAGGTGAAATTTTAGTACTGATGACGtagcagggagagagagtagCTAGCCTGTAGCTGACCTAAAGCCATTGAAGATGCTCCAATCATTAACCGTTCAATTATTAACCCAATTGGTTATGATGAAATCATTTTAAGGATTAACAATATCTATACATTCTGAAGTtggaaatttatttatggagtatttgtaTATGATTTGTTTTTGAAGGGCTAATTCGTTGTAAATATGgttcaaaatttgattataaagtTGGTTAGAAAATACGTACAGTTTGACTATTTACAGAATTTCCAGAAATCCAAAGCCTGCCCAAATCGAAACTGATCTGAATTATCAGtgggaaattttttaatatgtcaCTTGATTTTACAGTTGGTTGCCAAcgtgaaattatataaatgaatgCTCCAAATCTAGAAATATGAAGTAGACACGGCTGTTCAAAATATAGACGCAACTTTTGAGCCCCATACATCTAAACTCTGAGCATGCGTCGACTACATATAACTTCACGTTGGCTATCGAATGTTTAAACTTAAATCGGATCATAAATTACGGTGTCAATGCAAAAAGCTAATCGAAAATCCAGCATGGTTATTCAGACGGGTTCTCATTCGAGGACTATAATTACAACTCTTGTCAAAGTTCGAGATCGAGAActtgaaaaaatagaaacatgaGTTAAGCACATTCTCACCAAAGTTAAGAAAAAAACTGTACTAAATAGACCAGACATGAaaatcatctctctctctctctctctagatgAACAAGATACAGGGAGAAGCCATGACGTATTATTGGGTGGTGGTAGATCACAAACCTTTACTTTTTTGCACCAGCTTCGAATAGCAAAGTCTCCAGCTCCCCTTCCTGATACAACTTGATAGTATCTGCAACGTCAACAACCAAAAGCCACTAATGATTCATGTATGAATGCTTCAAATATACAACTAAATCATGGAAAAATCTTAGATCACAAAATTCCCAGTTCCATCTAATGACCGGGATCTAAACTTTTCGAACAATATGTTGAACATCGTCTCTAGCAGGAATATatcagaaaaaaattagtgaaacaAACAAGTAAAAGAGCACTTCGAGGTAACTATTTTGACACGTTGAAAATTTTAgacatttttgttttagcaaaaaatatagatatgcTTCTGAAATTTGCATCATGAGAAGCAGCTATAATGAGAAGCAAAGAAATACCTGAACAACCGCCAATATGCTTGCCCCCTGCCATGAAAgatcaattaattttagatataaatgcttagtaataatagtagtaggaaaggaaaattaaaatgtaaacaGAATCTACCATGAGTGGAAAATACTACTGTGATgagttttcattttcttttacacCGATGTAGTGGTTAAAAGTTTGTGCTATCACAAACTTTGGCATTAACTTAGTTGAAAACAGTGTAGAGAAAAGAATGAATTCAGGAAATATTGCTTTCCGCATGGAACTCGTAAGGAAGCGAGAGAGGATAGAGAGACAGATCTCTTGGTTGAtgcataacaaaattaaattaattttcagtGAATGCAATGCGACGTTGCTCAAGCCATGCCTTGCTGATGGTTTTCTAATGAGAACAGTTCTAACAGAATATTTAATCGTTAAACTGCAACCTCTAATGCTCCTTACCAATGAAGACATTGGGAACTGTATGTTGTCCAGTAAGTTTTTCTAGAGTCTTCTGCAGTTGTGATCCTTCAGCACCTGAAAAGGGGACGAGTGAAAAGGGGACGAGTTCACGACACAGACAATACACTTTAGGAAAAAAACAAGTTTGCACATCTTTCCATgacattgatattttaaataaatttatcatgtTCAATCATAAAGTTTGGATGTGTACAGCAGGAGTTGATCACTGATCCTTTAAAGTGGACACTTtttgaacaaaagaaataagCAAACTCGACTTGAGTGCTTAAAAGCATGCTTTCAGCCTCTAGGTCTGTTTGTtgccatatttatttttatatgaattcaatttcaattctcATTCTTCAAACTTTTTATGCAAGGTCAAATTTTTTGTCTAATCCATAAACTATGAAGCCACATCCCACGTCGAACCATAAGCAAGTATAGGTGGGTACTTAAAGTGGGAGTCAGTCCTCTGCCTTTGAGCTCAAACTCATAAGCAATTATATGCGGATACTTAAGTGGGAGTCAATCCTCCAGCCTTGAGCTAGTTTTTAAGTAGGCTTATGGCTTCCAGTCTTGCGTGCCTAAAATTTGCCCCGACCTGATGGATCTCAATGTGTAATGTATGGAAGAGGTTTACATGGGGAGAGGACTGCACAAGACCAGGGGCTCGGAGGTGACCTAAGCTGTCATTCTTAACTTCTTAAGTGCCTAACCAGACCTGCTTGATCTCGGCATGTATATAACTTCTATAATAGAAGAGGGATGCAAGGTGACCTGTCTAGGTCAATCGACGGCACCCAACAGAACGAGACGTCTGTTGATTTCAGGGCTTTATGGGGATGGATATTATGATGCCACATCAAACTCATAACCAATAATGGGTGGGTGCTTAAGTGTGAGCCAGTCCTCCACCTTCTTTGTGGGGATGTATGTTACGATCCCACATCAAAACCATAAGCAATTATGAGTGGGTGCTCAAGTGTGAGCTAATCCTCCACCTTTTAGCTAGCATTTAGTTGGAGCTAGCTTAGCATAACTACTCATCCTTCTTTCAGGCAAACACCTACCCAAAGCTttagctaaaaacaaaaacactaCGCCCAAAGAAGTATTCTCATAACGTTATAGTAAGAGTATTGTATGAATACAAAGCAAATGTTCGTAGCACAATAGAGTTTACCTTGAACGATAAGATGGatggataaaaataatccaagtCAATCTCTCATTTAATCTAATAGGTTGATAAGTTTTGAACTTGTTTGACCATCTTATTCTTCAAATGTGTTTTATCAACAAAGACTTGTCCAGATTGATCCTACTGAAATATGCCTACATTCGAACAAACACAGGAAGTATTACCAAATTCTAACTCACTATCATCACATTAGGTTTAGGGATGTCTAATAAATCCGTATCAATTTGCAAACGAGCATAAAAGCCCCACCCATAACACAGAATATCACATCAATTCCGCCatggaaagaaaaaggtaTAGCTCATAATCATACCTAATCTGTCCAATTCAATAACAAACGGCTCCGTGCCAAGTCTCTTGAACAACGATTTCACCTCCGAAGAGTACCTAACACCGGGAAAATCCCCCAAAaagtataaaacaaaacaatttaaatcCGAAATGATGAAGAAATTAAAGCAGCGAAGCAATTACATAGAAAACAGAAAAGCAAATTCAGTGATGCACTTACGAGCACCAAGTTTTGGAGTAAACCACGACAGGGTTCTGAGCAATGGTGTTCTTCACAGTGACTTCCAATTGGGGCCCGGAACCCGATGAGTCGGAGCTCATGGCTCGAATGCGGAGGAGCCCGACATTTTCAGGCTTTCGAGAAGAGACGGCGGCGCTGCTCCGACGATTAGTAGGAAGAGAATGAAAGTGGGGGGGAGAGGGTGAACGAGAGCACAGTGACCTGGACTCGAAGCCTTTAACAGTAAAACGACACGTCGCCGCCATTGATGCCATCGCCAAGGTTTTCTGCAGAAAGCGTTTGCCAAAGTTCGATTTGGAACACTTTATCCCTCTGCAAATTTACTTCTTTATTAAATTAGctctttattattttcattttttgggaaaatattataaaacattatagaaatatttaaactttATTGCTAAATTACAATACTATTGATTTAGCAAtacttttcttaatttatttgctTAACAATCACCTAGAGGATATTTGCATATATGCAACGAatttgtagttggaatttttaGTTACAGTTCCCCTA harbors:
- the LOC125218061 gene encoding monothiol glutaredoxin-S12, chloroplastic-like — its product is MAIFNIFLTRGIKCSKSNFGKRFLQKTLAMASMAATCRFTVKGFESRSLCSRSPSPPHFHSLPTNRRSSAAVSSRKPENVGLLRIRAMSSDSSGSGPQLEVTVKNTIAQNPVVVYSKTWCSYSSEVKSLFKRLGTEPFVIELDRLGAEGSQLQKTLEKLTGQHTVPNVFIGGKHIGGCSDTIKLYQEGELETLLFEAGAKK